CAAATGAAAGCTAAGGTTTCCGTGAACCAACACAGAAATTTCAAGAGGGATAGAGAACTCGTCATGACTGTAACGCCGTTACAAAGATGACTGTCAAGTTCTACAGCTACACGAACAGATACTGCGCTCCGCGGTAGAACGCACGAGGAGCCGCGTACTTTATATTTTGGTGCTGTGCTATCAACCAATCATGTCGACAAAATGCTATACATCAAATGAAAGGAAAGGTTTCTAGAAATCAGTACACACATTTTCAAGAATATTCATGAACTCTACATGCTTACAACACCATGACAAATTTGACCGTCTTAGTTCCGTGATTGTATGCAGAGCGACCGCGTTCCGAGTTAGAACACGCTAGGTGCCGCGTCTGTATAACGAGGTGACAATTTTCAGTGTTCTACCATTGTGCAACAAACCATTTAAAGAGACATATAGATTTATATCAAGTGAAAGCTAAGTTTTTGGAGAATCATCATATCAACTTTAAGACGGATGGAGAATTTTAGGAGCTTACGATCCCTTGACAAAGATCAACATAAGTCCCGTGCTTTCCACTGGGCCGACGCGTTCCAATGGTGTTCGGAACGCGCGCGGCGCGGCGTCTTGATTTCAACAGAGTGGCCATTTTCTATTTTGGTGCTGCGCTATCAACCTCTCCAGTCGACAATAAGCTAAATATCAAATGAAAGGTTATGTCTCTGAAAATCAGCACACAGATTTTCAAGAATATTCATCAACGTTTTATGCTTGCTAAAAGCCAACAAATTTGCCGTAAAGTGTGCGATGTTCATGGAACGATTTTTCAAAGTGAAACTCAACAAACACACTAAATCCTGCGCTTTCAGCATGACAAATCTCATGGACCTGTAATTAACCAACTTTATGCTATGAGTACTTAAGTAAAGGCTAGTTTCACGGGAGAGGCGCGTGGTGTCGTTTTCgctgttttgtaaaataagcGTGTTCTAGAGCATTGGCCCTTCGACTATACTGCCGACCTGGGTCGACTAAGGCCCGATTTAGACACAGGTCGCTTCAACCGACCTGTGTCGGTTAACCGTCATATGACGCTTAACCGCCACCGGTCTAAAGAGAAAATAAGGGGCGTATGACGGTATTTCCATGAACCGACCTGAGCCACCTCCGGACCTGGTTCTGGGTCGGTTTGGGTCGGTTCAGCGGGGGGCCCGTGacggtttctctcctgtgtaaAGAGAAACCGTCACCGGTGACGGCAATAGGAGGTCatggatcatatgctaataatATGCTAACGAGCCCGTAGCAATAGAAACAAGTTTTTCCTCATTCTAATCGTTTGAGACATTAAAATTCGTTGAATTTTCCAAGTGGAATGGAAAGCCACCGGTGACTGCTTTGGTGTCCTCCTATGACCCTATCAACGTGCCCGGGTTGCGCTACCATGCACCAGTGCGGCGAGGACAGAAGCCGAGTTCAAGTCTGGGTATTGCCCGTCCACTCTGTACATGTGCCTTATCCTCTTTGTTACGTCTCACACGACATGTACGAAGGAAAATGCGGGTagtaaacattaaaaacataaaCGGTATTTAGGTATAAACTGTTGCAAGACGAAAATATGCGCCATTTTTATTCGCGCGCAATACTAGCCTGCGCCACGGGCGGCATGCAACTCTTACTACCGCCCGCCCCGGTGTGTCTAAAGAGAACCGTCACGTGTCGGTTAAGCGTCATATGACGGTTAACCGACACAGGTCGGTTAAAGAGTTTTGTGTCTAAACCGGGCCTAAGAGttggctagtgttcgggagctaaattcggctatgtgtaaccttggcatcacgcacgcacacacacatatgcgcgcgcgcgcgcgcgcatccacgcatacaaacacacacacgtattTTGGTACTTACGAATCTTTTGATGAGTCCGAGCGCCAAAAATTAAGTTCAAAAGACGACAGTAGAAGATGACTTAGTAGAACCATTCAATCTGATCATACACTGTCGCCTTTGAACGTTAACATCCTGAAATAGATATCACGTGAGCACTTTAATAGTTATGTATCCGTGAATGTATATCCGTGCCCGCGGGCCAGTTGCGTCTGTGTCTGtcagtgtctgtgaacaagataactcaagaacggcccGGTGGATTGATTTCATGCTTGGTTCGTTGGTAgggtgcgatgaaagctggaaaagATTAGCTTTTGGGGCCCAGCGGCTTCCCTTagtactgcagcgtaacttccggGGAGAATCACATAGTTTTCAGCATTATAAAAAATGCAACGACGTAATTTTAGCTGTGAAATGGCTTTCTACTCTCTGTCGACGGGTTgtactttgtaatcttgacgcaATATACGGTGTCATTTATGTAAATACTTCAGTATGTAAGACATTGAACGCCTTGTAGCAAGGTAGctaaataatttttgaaatcCAAACGACTTTCAACAATCACTGAAGGCCTTATTGTATCGGATTCAAGCAACATAACTAACGCCCATAACGtcatcgtgacgtcacgacGTCCCAAATCGAAATGGAGCTTTCCGGATCCCCGAGATTCGCGGCTAATTCAAcagttttcaagccttgtagaaacgTAACGAAGTAATTTCCAGCAGCGAAATGGCTTTCTACTCTTAAATGAgtcagtttgggtaggctatatgataataacgttaatgacccgcctgttcctcgatATATATGGTGTTATAACACCTgatcctttgctataaccaccgaataaaaccaccgagtgagcgaagcgacctcggtggttttattcggtggttatagcaaagacCCAGGCGTTATGGCACCACATACACATAGGGGCGGCTGATCGgcagctgatttgcataattaatgaggaaagtgtaTAAGTCCACCTCtgtccatgataggactttctaATTTGTGACATATGTGGCtgatgagatgctaattatgcaaactgctaatttgcataattaatgagtaaaGATTTTCTGAGTGGTAGATAGACCCCTTAGCCTTTTTGGTGGAACTGCAGGCATCCGTTTGCTTTCATTCAATTGATGTAGAGGTCAAGGGTGATGCCCTAATAGTCAGGTAGCATATGGATTTCCAGGCACAGAGCCAAGCAAGTATATTGTAGGGCAGGAGACATGTGAAAGCAGTGACTTGTGTAGATAATGGTGGAGCATGGGAAGAAGTGAAAGTCTTGTGGGTCTGCAGGCAACTGTGTATGACGTAACTGACAGGTAAGAATGACATGTAAGGTATTCAGAGGATTAGAGAGAAAAGGAAAGTTTGATACTACCGATTCTAGTTTGAATTGTATGGGTGTCAGTAAAGAGTCCATAGACTCTGGGTAGTACAGTACACTGCAGTACAGTATAGTCTAGACCTGCGTTTGTTTTCCTCATTCAATTGGAAGATTGCAGTTCTTAAACATTCTAACTTGTATAGTGCATTGATTCCCTCCCCCACTATTATCATTCAAAACTATAGGGGTGATACTTACTGTACTATGGCAAGCAATGATATGAAAATCTACTTTCTGCATTTCTGTATTGTTTCTGTTCTGTAAGTTATCAAGTGAACGTCAGGCCAGTCCAATTCAATGTGTTGGTTCACGGACTCAATGGTCCTATTTTTCTGAATTTCCAAAAAAATTGTATCTCAGCTCTAGACTACCAAAATGAAGTATGCCTCTGTACTGCTAGGGGACTTGGCTTCTTCATCCAGCAAGACGTTGGAGCGAGTTCACTACCAAGCCGCCTGCCTTGTCACCGTGGCCGCAAGACGAACACCATCAAGCGTCGTTATGCAAGAGGTTGGATGGGACAGCCTGGCAACTAGAAGGCATTTCCAGTCTATGGTTCTCATCTTCAAACTTGTAAACGGCTTAGTCCCCCCTCATCTGCAACCTCTGATACCAACCACCCGAGGAGAGCACAGAGCTACACGTTTACAGCTCCGTAACTCCACGCACCTACACCTCCCTCGCTGTAGGACCCAGACCTTAGGCATTCAAGGACCGTAATCTCTGCTTGAACATACTGACGCTTCGGGCTTGCTTTACTGATTGCGGCAGTTCATTCCAAAGTCTGGAAGCATAAGGGATGAAGGTAGATCTGtaggtctgtatgtttgtgtctaATGTCACATTAAAACAATAAATCTACTTTCAGGATGCGATCTAAAATATACATTAGACACAAACATACGACAGCATGTAAGAAACTTCCTCAGATATGACATCATTAGTTGGGTGAGCATTGTCTTCGTGAAACTGGCAGTCGGTCATTTCCCACGTGTCCACTAACACAACAGACAATCCAGAGAACATCTCCTTCATGACCCGGTATATCTGAAATAGCGGCCATTCGTCCACGTTATTGAAAGTCGCTCCTGACGTGTTCGGCGTTTTGATGACGACAATTGTCTCGGGTTCTCTACTGCGCAGGCGCAAGATGGCGGCCCGGACGGCTCGAACACGGCGGATGAAAACGCTGAGAGGATGATTGCTGAAATGGAGACCAAGTGTGACCACAACCACTCTGTCGGGTCCTCCGGGGATGCTGTCAATGATTCGAGCCAAATTACTCAGTACAGTAGCGTTCGTCCACACGTAGGTTTTTAAGGGGGGTCCGTGGGACTGGTACCGAGTTGTTATGTTCCATTTTGTCTCTATGTAATGCTCTGGCCCGGCCGTTCCGGAACTGAAGTAAGGATCCGGAATACTCCGCATGTTTAGGAGCTTGGCTAAAAACTCAGCCCACTGCCGGACGGTTGAGTCCCCTAGAAAGTCGAGAACTTTGTTTTGCAGGCACTTCTTGTACTCCAGTGGCGACAGCCTCGTTGTCGCGCAGACACGTGATACCCACCGGCCATTGCGGTAATACCCAGAAGGCACCGGGACAGGAAGTCCAGGTCGGCAACTCGGTAGCTGTTCCTCCTCACCTGCTGTAGTAGAATTTCCTTCCACCTGGATTGTGGAATTTTTGCTTTGAATCTCGGCTTTGATGGCCTCGAGACCCCGtccatttctgaaaaaaaataggacATTTTTAGTGTTTATCGGAGGGTAAAAAAATAGCCAGCCTTGTCTAGCCAACAGGCCACAGCCCACTAATACATTCTCCTATTCATATTCACTCagataaaaaacatgaaagaaaagGGCTGTCAAAAGCCTATCTGAGGTTTAGTCCATGGAAACTCACATTGGCAGCGTAGTCATGACCAAAGTTGAAAACGAATGACTGAGCAATTTATAAGAACCTAAATTTCTGGTTCAGGTCTCTGTTTGCAAGAGTTCATGACACAATTTCTCCAGTACGTCGTATGTTCGCCTTACTTTGTAAACTTGAAATATCGCATCTCCTCTTCAGTCAGCCCTAGGTCCGTATGTTCTTTAAGATAGCCATTGTGCCGATGAAACACTGAATGGCTACAGGACACGCCTTCAGGTCTCTGGCAATACCACTCCACTCCTGCATAGCTAGAAATGGACGGGCACCAAAAAATAGACTATACACCTACacactccaaattttcttcaagcaatgactatTCTTAAAGGTAAGATACAAtgtacgtacctccaaatttttgatGTCTGAAagcacatcttgatcacggagaatgacctagtctcgatctacttactgcccccccccccctccgcaggggggggggggcagatgatctacgcaagcctgacatagtctcgtgttctctcacgagatcgagactaggtcattctccgtgatcaagatgtgctgtcagacatcgaaaatttggaggtatgtaccttacctttgaaaacagtcattgtttgaagaaaatttggagtaactgtattcatacgtgactgatgaacctcttcaaacAGTTGTTACGTTATCAATTCCATCGAATCATTTATCACAAGATACAATGTGTTTTTTAAATAAATTTTCTGTTGATAAATATGGTACTTAGTACATGAATTTGTCCAATACGTGCGACATCTGCTTATACAGTTGATGTGAAAGTACAAATGAAAGAATAATCTTTTGTTATTTACGGTATATCATATTATCTGTGCTTAGTTATTTGAAGGCATCTTTTTTTACCAAACTCAGTTTTTTGtgcgctcgcatcagtttttgagttcccagaggatgttattCATATAATGGAACTGGCATATcctaaaatcaaataaatgaataaccAACCTGTCGGAGAAGTCACAAATGCCACCACCCTCTGGACCCTGCAAGTCGTTAGGATTCAAACTGCACCAGCCAATCAACGATTTATTTTCAGTGATGTATCTTCGTTGATACCTACATCAAAGATATTTCAGTAACGTATTAGTCATGATAACTATGACAGTAGCATTAGTCAGTATTATCAGTCTTTATCATGTTTAGGAAAAAAGTATTCAAAGTATCTGCATTCCATAGTTTCAAACCTAGGTTCACTCTACGAGGTTCTAGGGATGGCTCTCGCTTCACTCTAGTCCCAATGTTCCTTTTTAAGTTGTACTGTCCAGGTTTGGGAATGTACTGTAAACGCTGCATAAAGCAATCACTTTACgtaaaaaacaatttttgtgaCAGCATTTgcaagcagcgacacctatagctgcagtgcaatgtgcaccagtcagtattgctctgaagaaggtgacagacggtctcTGAAAAGTTGGTGAAAATATAGCGATGGTTGTATATAATAAAtgtctttattcagtgacttattaaccagatgaaactattcacggatatcATAGAATAAAGTTATCTTAGACACAACCACGGAAGTACTCACATCCAAAGTTTCGATGTCTGCCAGGcatcatcatcagggttagaatgactggatctTCTTGTCGCTGCACTACTTATAGCCgatataggtggcgctgcagcagcgagaATACTGTCCCAAACGTCACTCAGTTTGCATTCCCCCTCTGTATTCTCTCTGCTAGCAGCGTCATCGTTAGTGTCTCTGGTTGTGTCTAAAATAATTTTACGCTATGAGTATGAGCGTTAGCAATctgatgaaaatatttacaGATGTTCACGGATGAGCTGCCTATAGTCTTAACGGAAGTAGAATCTCCTACCTGCTGCGGTTGAAGGGGAAACTTTCAGCCACGCGTTTGATCACACGGACTGCGCTGGAGGAGTGGACCATCCGCACACTAACGGTGACGTCACCCTCCCACAGGAGCCGAAACCTCACCCCGTACGTCCCGTTCCCGAAGTCCCGGACCCGGCCGGGCGCGCTGGACTTGGTCCTCTCGGTGTAGATCTTCGCACGGAAGAAATCTCCTCCCCGAGTCTTCTCTCTTGTGTAGGGAAATGAAAAAATGCAGGTTCTTTAATACAGCATCTTCATCTTAATCTGTGATTTCTTGATACAGTATAATTATATTCTTTATAATTCTTTATTAACAACAAAATAGTTATTTGAGAACTCATGACAGTAAGTGAAGTCATCACCAAAAGCGTTGGACAACAAAGAGGACAGCGCACATTCCCTGTATAGTTATGACGTCACCTGTTGCGCATGTCCTTTGCGCGGATCATCACAGACAAAATGTCGCCGACTCTGTAGACAGACCCCGGATGTAGGATCTGGAATTCAGTGAAGTCGGCAGAGGTTGCCGTTTCGTTGTCTGTTGGAATATCGAGGTAGCTGCCCGTGAATTCCTGCAGAAGTCTAGACAATCGGTCTGCGGTGGTTTTGTCCACAGAACCGTTGGGGAAAAGATGGCGGCTGAAAATCAGTGGAAATAGTAATCTGTATTAGTACGTCCGGGTAATGACATGCACATgatagcagttactcattaaAATAAGCtggagagagaaacagagatgctaaatatgaaaaaaaaatcgtacCTTAAGGGAGCTGGAGCGTGGAAAGGTTTGTAAGAACGAAGTTGCCAGAACTGTTTGTTTGCCAAACCGAAGAACAGGAAAACAGACGTTCCCATGGCAACCGTCAAGACACATTTGAACTTGTGGTTCATCTTTTGACGACCTGATAAAACAGAGGTGCGATATTCAGTTCTGGGATTCAAACAGATACATTATGCTTctatgttttgtcttttggtGCCACCAGTGACTGTCATAGGGTTAGTGTTGGTCTCAAACAGGTTCGTGGGTACCCGTCTTGGGCTATAAACAAAGCCGCGGCATCTAAAACAACAGAGGATTGGTTGTCCTCCCCCGCGAAATAGGGCGTTTCTGAAGGCCTCCGTAGGATTTTCACGAGCCACAATATACAAAGTTGTTTTAGACCAACACGAACCCTACGACAGCTGGTGACACcgaaagacaaaacaaagaaggaTAAGTGTGGCGTAATATCACGCCACACTTATCCTTCTGTGTTTTGTCTTGGCGTGTCATGGCAGAAATAGTCGGGGGCCCTGCCAAAAATCATACATTGGTGAAAATGAGCGGTCGCTCAAGACTGGGTTTTTGGAGCACAGGAGACTGAGCTCGGTCTCGTCGGAGGTGTCGCAGCGCATTGTCATGATCATGGGGACATTTCATTACCCTGGACAAAGCTCAAATATTGGACACTGAACCAGATTACTTTATGAGGAGGGCAAAtgaggccatctacataagagCACACCAGCAGAcacttaacagagacgggggccgataacGCTTGTCAGGCATCTTTACTTGAGTCACTCATCCctaggtactctccaagcagatctagaggttaggctctggctgttttttcaacgttttttttagtcgtttgtatcgggctttctattttgtcatttttcttgaagtacgccagccaggttttgacacagcaagatataaaacaaaaatagaaagcccgataaaacgactaaaaaaaaaacgtttaaaaaaaacagccggagccaaacctctgcttggagagtatcccTAGGTAACTGAATCACAGAGTAATTGAGGTGAGCAAAttcttgtgttgaatgacagttaaaaacttcaataGTATACTTCGTTGTTCAGTTTAATAATATGCTTGTCCGTGcaagtgtacaatgtacatatccGTTTAATTATGATACGATGATGAAAACAACAGTGTCGGATCTATTTCAGTTTCACATTGCTAAAAAAAACTAGATACCAAAActtatgacgatccgtcaaccccttctttatagttattccctttcaaattcTCACACTAAACTGGCCACTGCAGTTTTTaaagcaagccgctagggggtctgACTCTCAAAAATCATAGGGGTAGGCGTCAAGAAAACGAAGGGCAGGTTCAagaatgaccccccccccacacacacaagcTAAAAAAGCCTACAATACTACTTGAAAAGAGTCAAAATCTGCACGAATATGGAGCTTGTACTCTGCAGTAGTGCAAACCTGGTGTGTCGCGCCAGGAAGCAGTTTAACGGTTAtgtaatacagaaataaaaaccAACCAACCAGGAGAATCCTGCAGGTGAATTGATGACTGTGAAGAACTAGTCTGGATCCGCAGTTCCTTCCTCAGTGCCcgcaggtgtgtgtgtggtcaCTGTGGTGGCTTCTCTGGCCTTCCaatagcctggtaaccattctctCGGTGTGCCTATTTTACCGACCCCAGTCCTAGTTGTGGCGTTGGCTTGCCGTAACTGGTAGCGCGTCGGGCTCGGTATTAAGACAGTTATttcggtatttccggacttgcgcagatgacccagtttcaGTATAGGTAGCCTTGGCCAaagtggctgtagaaatgtttttctttggatatgttttgattttggaggtgcatattataggtaagggttgtagcttctatattgtgttaaaaaaacacagatttttagcgatatttgtggttgcagtaggccttaaaagttaggtgttttggtgttgttttatacagacagtgaaagggggtgaaaaggttGATGTTTTGATTGCGTATactataattccgccgtaaattttttccttttttttgtcgtcaaattactCTTGAGAGGTCGggcaaccatgccaatgtgagtttttcatgttctaaaactcaggtaggtgatttttgatagcctctttctgccatgtttcccattgttaagaataggcaGTCTAAATACCGCAATTTATCCAAGAGGTCCAGAGTTCGATACCCCCAAGcaccgacgttgtgcccttgggaaagtcactttaAACCACTTTAACTAACgttggagtgacgcccaccgagcctctttgGCTAATCTATGTAAAGTGCGCCGAAATCACATTTGGTGCGCTCGCtaatgtgccaacatctgcataTTGACACCCACAAAGAACCGTTGATAAATTGTAATCATAGATTATGGCCCTAATACTTCTTTCTCTAATTACAGCCTTTATATTTTTGTAGGTGGCCTTCATCATTACTGAccaaagtacatgtgtacaacaaAACAACCCCATAAAATACCTAGCCTTTTATATCTAGAGCCGTCACGGTCCTCGCAAAATTAAAAAGCTACTAATCATGTATTTGCGACAGCACTTCGGGCGAAGTTGCGATGTGGTGGCAGAATATTTCATTGTTCAGCCGCCCCAATGTTTGCATTGACTTGCCAGCAAAGTCAAGTTACTACGTTACCCAAGTATTCAGGTGCCTACATTGTATGAGAAATCAGCTTACAATAATTGTTCGGTGCAGCTCCAAGTCGGGCAACCTTCTCCAAATGGTTGTAAAGGTTTAATTTTACTGGTTTTAAATTACAAGTTGGAGGGGGTTCAGTGACCTGCGAACATCGGCCGATCTTTAACATTCGTGCAGTAATCGAGAGGCACATTGGCACACCGTAATACGTTGTGTGATTTTTGGTAAACATTCAATAGACAGATTATCcaaagaggctcggtgggcgtcactccaacGTCAGTTAAAGTTGGTGTTAAGTGactttcccaatgacacaacgtcggggcatggAGGTATCGAACTCTGGGTCGGTAAAATAGGCGGACCGAGAGAATGGTTGCCAGGCTATCAGAAGGACAGAGAAGCCACTTGCAGCACCGATATATACACACCTGTTGGCACTGAGGAAGGAATAGCCGGTCCAGAATAGTTCTTTACAGTCATCAATTCGCCCGGAGGATTCTCCTGGTTTGttagtttgtatttttgtattacaTAACCGTTAAACCGTCTCATGACGTGACACACCAGATTTGTACAATTGTAACTTACAAGCAAGCTTTGTATCCGTACAgattttgatccactcacaccggaaatccccccccccctttcaagTACAGCTGACATGCTGTTGATTTTTTCTCGCGAAATTTTGATAGGGTCAATGGCTCCTTCTTGCTTTCGTTTCAGAATTACAACATATTTGTGGTACTTACGAATCCTATGATGAGACAGAATGCCACAAATAGAGTCCAAGACGACAGTTacacagtgtgtttgtgtgtatgtttgtgtgtgtgtgtttctctctgtgtgtgtgtgtttgtgtgtgtgtgtgtgtgtgtgtgtgtgtttgtgtgtgtgtttgtgtgtgtgtgtgtgtgtgtgtgtgtgtgtgtgtgtgtgtgtgtgtgtgtgtgtgtgtaaattaCAGCCGACTAGCACCATTTCATTTTCCACTAAAATCTAAAATCTAACAGTGTCACTGTTTTGGCTGTATAGACATAAACAATTTCATCCCaatatttgttatttatttgaaatgaaatgatacaTGATTACATTCAAGTGCAGATACATTACATAAGAACTCAAAATACAAGTATTGGAGCCAATTTTTGAGGACAAAGCTATTCAGCACTCAGATCCAGAAGGAAGCGGGCCCCGCCCAGCCCGCTAGCCTAGCCCACCCCATCGATTCCGGAAACCCTGGTTGGActggtttcatacttgtgtgttggtagggtgcaATGTCATTTTGCAGTAGATGAATGAGAAATGTAAACTCAAACCTAGacgattttaaaaatatacatgcttcagtcactcttgcagaaaCATAGACCTTTgcccaggaaaaaaaaaaacttttctaaaAGATTAGTCAATGAACAGGCTATTAAAGGGTAGGCACTGCACcgggcactttctgcgcagctccggaaaaGAACTCCCTCCCCTCTAACGGGCAGGAGCTGTACATCCGGCGATAGGTTAACAGGTTAGACAGCATTTACCTTTGACCCGGGGAGGTCAGAGCTGCAGGCTTGAAGATCTCTGACGCTGTCACCGATTTTATGTCACATTTGGGAACATATTTACTGTTCGGATTCTAGGTGAAGAAGTGAAGGATGTCCTCCGTCGCTGTGAACAGAGTTTGAAAAGCTTCGAAAAAAGCATGCAGGTTACTATTTCATATATAAGTACCTTTTATTTTAGAAAGGCTGTTACTGATGTATCTTCcgctgatttaaaaaaaaactactaaaGCCCCACCCTCAAGGCATTGTCCTGGTTTTCAGAATGGCGATGCACTGGAATGTGTCAAAAATTTTGTCCTCGGTGTAGTGTATATGGGGGATAatacttgtaacgttatgtgtcacGGTGAGGTATAAATTGGTGGGGTAAGACCGTACGGTAGTTGGCTGCGTTGAAGTACGTCGTAGTTGAGTTTTGACCGGAGTAGAAAACCATAGACGACCCAtgcccccaacatatttttgtcatgtcgttgtgagcgccaaAGGCTCAAACCGCCGCAAGGGAGGTATGAGAAACCTCATTTTGTGCATTCGAGgagtatattttgaaaatacctTTATACCTTTATACCACATCCAGGATAGAAGGCTTCAGCCTGTAGTGTCCTGATCTTCTTTTTTCATGTGGCATACTTTCGACACTCCCAGTGTACACATGAGAATGTTTTTGATAGCGACGCTACCGTAACATATTTGCATCATGTTCAACGCGGAAGGCCGGGAGGCtgggagaaattttgaaatctggaccctttgaaatgcCATATCCTGCATTTTCAAGCGCTCTATCTGGCGTTTGACTTTGTgggtataacgggttacgaagaatttctcgGTAACGCTTAACGCTCAATTTAGGACAAATAACGCTTAACGTTTAATTAAAACGACCAACAACGCTTCACGAATAACATACCAATAACGCCGaataagtggtataggtttgggacccctagcggcttgttttggaactgcagggacc
The sequence above is drawn from the Branchiostoma floridae strain S238N-H82 chromosome 17, Bfl_VNyyK, whole genome shotgun sequence genome and encodes:
- the LOC118404256 gene encoding NXPE family member 3-like — encoded protein: MNHKFKCVLTVAMGTSVFLFFGLANKQFWQLRSYKPFHAPAPLSRHLFPNGSVDKTTADRLSRLLQEFTGSYLDIPTDNETATSADFTEFQILHPGSVYRVGDILSVMIRAKDMRNREKTRGGDFFRAKIYTERTKSSAPGRVRDFGNGTYGVRFRLLWEGDVTVSVRMVHSSSAVRVIKRVAESFPFNRSRYQRRYITENKSLIGWCSLNPNDLQGPEGGGICDFSDSYAGVEWYCQRPEGVSCSHSVFHRHNGYLKEHTDLGLTEEEMRYFKFTKNGRGLEAIKAEIQSKNSTIQVEGNSTTAGEEEQLPSCRPGLPVPVPSGYYRNGRWVSRVCATTRLSPLEYKKCLQNKVLDFLGDSTVRQWAEFLAKLLNMRSIPDPYFSSGTAGPEHYIETKWNITTRYQSHGPPLKTYVWTNATVLSNLARIIDSIPGGPDRVVVVTLGLHFSNHPLSVFIRRVRAVRAAILRLRSREPETIVVIKTPNTSGATFNNVDEWPLFQIYRVMKEMFSGLSVVLVDTWEMTDCQFHEDNAHPTNDVISEEVSYMLSYVCV